The segment TTATTAAAACGAATATGTCCAGTAAAGCGCTGGATAATGATCCTGAACGTAAGAATAAGGTGCTGTCCAGAACACCTATGGGCAGGTTAGGGGAACCATCAGATGTGGCAGATGCAGTTTACTACTTCGCAACTTCAGAATCAAAATTCACCACTGGTACTGTACTACGGGTTGATGGTGGAAACTCAATAGGTTTTTAAGATGTACAAAATGACTCAAACCATGCGGTGGTACGGTCCTAACGACGTGCTCACGCTAAAGGAATTAAAACAAGCTAAGCATCACTGGTATTGTTACTGCCCTGCATGAAATTCCCGTTGGGGAAGTCTGGACTGAAAAGGCAATTTTGGAGAGGAAAAAAGAAATAGAAGATTCCGGTTTAAACTGGAGTGTGATCGAGAGCCTGCTTAGGTGCATGAGGATATAAAAAAAAGAGCCGGAAATTATGAAGAGTACATTGCCAATTACAAGTTAAGCCTCCAAAACATTGGAAAATCCGGGATTAATGTAGTGGCATATAATTTTATGCCTATCCTTGATTGGGTGCGCACAGAGCACCATTTTGAGAATAAGGAGGGAGCTACTGTATTGCGATATGACCCCGTTACCTTCGCTTTTTTTGACCTTTTTTTACTTAAGAGGAAAAACGTAGAGAATGATTATTCCCCGGAGGCAATTGCCCAGGCAAAAGAGTTGGGGGAAAAACTATCTTCAGAAGAAAAAGAGCAGCTATTTAAAAATATACTGTTGGGCCTTCCCGGGAGTAAAGAAAATTTTACCCCGGAAATTATAAAAGAGCAGCTGGAAACATATCAACACATTAATGACGAAAAATTGCGGGAGAATTTAGTTTCTTTCCTTTCAGAAGTTGCTCCTGTAGCGGCCGAAAATGGGGTGCAACTGGCAATCCATCCCGATGATCCACCTTTTTCAGTACTGGGATTGCCACGGGTGGTGAGTAAGCAGAAGGATCTGGAATACATTTTTCAGAATGTTGATATAACGGCAAATGGACTTTGCTATTGTACAGGCTCTTTGGGAGCAAACCCCGAAAACGATCTACTGGAGATCTTCGACAAATTCAGTGACAGAATTCATTTTTTGCATCTGCGGAATGTGAGGAAGGAAGCTTCAGGCGTCTTTATGGAATCAGACCATCTCGACGGTGACGTTCCAATGGCTGAAGTAATGAAGAAAATTTTAAAATTACAGCAGGAAAAACAAAAAAGCCTACCAATGCGGCCCGATCATGGTTACCTGCACTCCCTGGAAAATGATAAGAAATACTATGCTTAGGTTATTCCTTCATTGGAAGATTAAAAGGACTGGCTGAATTGCGGGGACTGGAACTTGGAATACTGGAAAACCTGAAGTGAAATATATGGAACCATTGCAACTTATTAAAAAATCTGCTTATCTACTGCTGCCTATTTTGCTTTTCACAGCTTGTAAAAATCAATCGGAAAAAGATGAACAGGATCCTATAGCTCAGGAGAAACAGCAGGAAAAGGGACTGAAAGATTATTTTTCAGAATATTTTCCCATGGGGGTAGCAGTTGCACCGCGAACTGTTGAAGGAAAATCTGCCGAACTTATTATGGCTGAATTTAACAGCATTACTCCTGAAAATGTGATGAAAATGGGACCCATTCATCCTGAAAAAGATAGATTCTTTTGGGAGGATGCTGATAAGATTGCTGCTTTTGCAGAAGATAATGGTCTCAAAATGCGGGGACATGCTTTGGTATGGCACCAGCAAACCGGGGGATGGATATTTGAAGACGAAAATGGGAATGATGTAGACAGAGAAGAATTACTGAAAAGGATGAAAACTCATATAGACTCTGTAGTGGGACGTTATAAAGGAATTATTTATGCCTGGGATGTGGTGAACGAAGCAATCTCTGACAATCCTGATGAGTTGCTTCGTAAATCAAAATGGCTGGAGATCATTGGAGAAGATTTTATTGCAAAAGCTTTTGAATATGCACGTGCAGCTGATCCTGATGCCAGGATTTTTTATAACGACTATAACGCCATTATTCCCGAAAAAAGAGATAGAATCTATAAAATGCTGAAGAACCTGGTTGATAATGATGTACCTATTGACGGAGTTGGAATTCAGGGCCACTGGTCTATTCACGGACCCTCTGAAGAGGAACTGCGAAAAGCTATGGAAATGTATTCCTCTTTAGGGCTGTATGTACAGATCACGGAACTGGATGTTTCACTATACCCCTGGGAAAAGGAACAACGGGAATTAACAGTTGAGGATAATGATGACTTTACTCCCGAGCTTGAACAGCGTCAGGTAGAGGCGTATAAAATGTTTTTTGAAGTTTTTAGGGATTACAAAGATGGGTTGACGGGAGTGACCTTCTGGAACTTGTCCGATCAATATTCCTGGCTGGATCATTATCCAGTGGAAGGCAGAAAAAATTATCCGCTTTTGTTTGATGAGAATATGCAGCGAAAGAAGGTGTATTATGAAGTCATAAATTTCGGGAATGAAGAAAATGTCGAAGAAGAATAGTTAAAATAACAGGATGACAGCCCAATTTAAATACACGATAATCCTTTTTATGTTCCTGTCGGTTTTAGGAATGAACTCCGGGCTTTATGCACAGGAATCTTACATTACTACTTCTGAAGAAACAGGATATTTCCCGCTGGTCTCTGTAAATGGAACTGCAGCTATTTACATTGATCAGGATGATTTTAAAGGGGTTCATCGTGTAGCTGAAGATCTTCAAAAAGATATTGAAAGGGTAACCGGGAAGCTACCCGAACTTAAAACAGTTGCTGAGGTATCTACAGGGATGCTTATTATTGTTGGAACACTGGGGAAAAGCAAATTAATTGATGAGCTTGTAAAAACCAGGAAGATCGGTGTATCAGAAATAGAAGGAAAATGGGAAACTTTTGCTATTCAGGTAGTAGAAAATCCATTTCCTGGAGTGAAACAAGCGTTTGTGATCGTGGGTAGTGATAAACGGGGTACTATTTTTGGGATGTATGACGTTTCCAGAGAAATTGGAGTCTCCCCCTGGTACTACTGGGCAGATGTTCCCCCAAATAAATCTGATGTTCTTTATGTCCAGCCAGGGTTACATACAAAAGGTACTCCAAAAGTAAAATACCGGGGGATATTTATTAATGACGAAGCTCCGGCACTCGCGGGGTGGGCAACAGAAAACTTCGGTGGTTTCAACAGTAAATTTTACGAACATGTTTTTGAATTGATACTGCGCATGCAGGGAAATTACCTGTGGCTAACCATGTGGGGAAGAGCTTTTTACGATGATGATCCCCGCAATCCTGAACTCGCAAATGAGTACGGAGTAGTTATTGGGACTTCTCACCATGAGCCTCTAATGCGGGCACACGACGAGTGGCGGCGATTTGGTGAAGGGGATTGGAATTATAATACAAATCCAAAAAATCTTCAGGAATTCTGGAGAGGTGGAATTGAAAGAATGGGAGACTACGAAAGTGTGGTGACTGTAGGCATGCGTGGTGATGGCGATGAACCTATGAGTGAAGGCACTGCCATTGAATTACTCGAAAAAATAGTTAATGACCAGCGGCAAATTATTTCGGAAGTAACCGGAAAGCTGAGCAGAGGAGACTCCTCAGGTTTGGGCATTATATAAAGAAGTACAGGATTATTATGACCAGGGAATGCGGGTTCCCGATGATGTAACTTTGCTTTTGGCAGATGATAACTGGGGAAATATTCGAAAGCTACCAAATCCTGAGGAAGCTTCCCGGAAAGGTGGGTATGGTATATACTATCATTTTGATTATGTAGGAGGTCCAAGAAATTATAAATGGCTCAACACCACTCAAATTTCCAGAGTTTGGGAGCAAATGAACCTGGCATATAAATTTGGAGCAGACAAGCTGTGGATAGTAAATGTGGGAGATATTAAACCTATGGAATATCCCACAAGTTTCTTCCTGGATTTTGCCTGGGATCCTGAAAAAATAGGAGCAGGAGACCTGAAAGAATATACTCAAAACTGGGCTGCCCGGCAATTAGGTAAAGAATTTTCTAAAGAAATAGCAGATATTCTTTTAACATATACGAAGTATAACAGCCGTAGAAAACCCGAATTGATTAGTCCCGGGACGTACAGCCTTTCTAATTTTAATGAAGCTGAGAGAGTTGTAAAAGAGTATAACGAGCTGGTAGAAAAAGCTGAAGCGATCTATAGACAGATTCAGAAAAAATATAGAGACGCCTATTTCCAACTGGTCCTGTTCCCGGTAAAGGCATCTGCGAACCTTAATGAGTTGTATGTATCTGCAGCAAAGAATAAATTGTATGCAGCGCAGGGGAGAGCCGCAGCAAATATATATGCCGCGAAAACGAAAGAACTTTTTGAAAAGGACGCGGAACTTACCAACCAGTACCACACTGAATTAGCTTAGCGGAAAATGGAATCACATGATGTCTCAAACTCACATTGGTTATACTTACTGGCAACAGCCAGACCAGAATAACATGCCGGAGGTTGGCGAGATTCCGCTTCAGGAAAATGCTGAAATGGGAGTAGGAGTCCAGGGTTTGGAAAGCGTGGTTACGGGGAATGGTTCTACCACAACTCTTCCCGCGTTTGATCCATTTAACGATCAGGAGTTTTACATAGAAATTTTTAATAAGGGGCAGAAGCCTTTTGAGCATCATATTCAGAAAAAACCATCCTGGTTAGAACTTTCCGAAGAAAAGGGTACTATAGAGGATCAAAAGAGACTTAAGGTGCAGGTGAATTGGGGGAAAGCGCCAAAAGGAAGTAGTACCTGTTCTTTTCAGGTCAATGGAACCTATAAGCAAGTTACAATTAAAGTTCCCGTTCAAAATTTTAATAAAGGGAAAATTCAGGGTTTTGTAGAAAGCAATGGGTTTATATCGATGGAAGCTGATAATTTTTCAGAAAACGTACAGGTA is part of the Antarcticibacterium sp. 1MA-6-2 genome and harbors:
- a CDS encoding endo-1,4-beta-xylanase gives rise to the protein MEPLQLIKKSAYLLLPILLFTACKNQSEKDEQDPIAQEKQQEKGLKDYFSEYFPMGVAVAPRTVEGKSAELIMAEFNSITPENVMKMGPIHPEKDRFFWEDADKIAAFAEDNGLKMRGHALVWHQQTGGWIFEDENGNDVDREELLKRMKTHIDSVVGRYKGIIYAWDVVNEAISDNPDELLRKSKWLEIIGEDFIAKAFEYARAADPDARIFYNDYNAIIPEKRDRIYKMLKNLVDNDVPIDGVGIQGHWSIHGPSEEELRKAMEMYSSLGLYVQITELDVSLYPWEKEQRELTVEDNDDFTPELEQRQVEAYKMFFEVFRDYKDGLTGVTFWNLSDQYSWLDHYPVEGRKNYPLLFDENMQRKKVYYEVINFGNEENVEEE
- a CDS encoding glycosyl hydrolase 115 family protein, which codes for MTAQFKYTIILFMFLSVLGMNSGLYAQESYITTSEETGYFPLVSVNGTAAIYIDQDDFKGVHRVAEDLQKDIERVTGKLPELKTVAEVSTGMLIIVGTLGKSKLIDELVKTRKIGVSEIEGKWETFAIQVVENPFPGVKQAFVIVGSDKRGTIFGMYDVSREIGVSPWYYWADVPPNKSDVLYVQPGLHTKGTPKVKYRGIFINDEAPALAGWATENFGGFNSKFYEHVFELILRMQGNYLWLTMWGRAFYDDDPRNPELANEYGVVIGTSHHEPLMRAHDEWRRFGEGDWNYNTNPKNLQEFWRGGIERMGDYESVVTVGMRGDGDEPMSEGTAIELLEKIVNDQRQIISEVTGKLSRGDSSGLGII
- a CDS encoding glycosyl hydrolase 115 family protein, which encodes MRVPDDVTLLLADDNWGNIRKLPNPEEASRKGGYGIYYHFDYVGGPRNYKWLNTTQISRVWEQMNLAYKFGADKLWIVNVGDIKPMEYPTSFFLDFAWDPEKIGAGDLKEYTQNWAARQLGKEFSKEIADILLTYTKYNSRRKPELISPGTYSLSNFNEAERVVKEYNELVEKAEAIYRQIQKKYRDAYFQLVLFPVKASANLNELYVSAAKNKLYAAQGRAAANIYAAKTKELFEKDAELTNQYHTELA